The following proteins are encoded in a genomic region of Chroogloeocystis siderophila 5.2 s.c.1:
- a CDS encoding histone deacetylase family protein, with the protein MLPVIYSDEFLDHKTGRFHPETPGRLSAITTALKQSKFAHQIEWRSPTPVTQSPALALVEQIHAAEYINLVRYIANTGGGYLEPDTPVSPRSYDIALLAVSAWLDGVNSVSATQNPAFVLTRPPGHHAESDRGMGFCLFSNAAIAAHYALAQPDINRVAILDWDVHHGNGTQAIVENHPQIAFCSLHQSPCYPGTGHASEQGKFNNVLNLPVSPGSTMETYQPLFEAKVIPFLSNFQPDLLIVSAGYDANAADPLAEIALQPQDYGKFTEYCLQLTRRIVFGLEGGYDFSALSQSVVATLEKCLVHV; encoded by the coding sequence ATGCTGCCAGTTATTTATTCTGACGAGTTCCTTGACCATAAAACTGGACGATTCCACCCAGAAACACCAGGACGCTTAAGCGCGATCACTACCGCACTCAAACAATCAAAGTTTGCCCACCAAATAGAATGGCGATCGCCAACTCCGGTAACACAATCACCAGCATTAGCACTTGTTGAACAAATTCACGCAGCAGAATATATTAACCTCGTTCGTTACATCGCTAATACGGGTGGCGGCTATCTAGAACCAGACACACCAGTTTCACCGCGCAGCTACGATATAGCATTATTAGCAGTCAGTGCATGGCTAGACGGCGTCAATAGTGTCTCAGCGACTCAAAATCCTGCTTTTGTTCTTACGCGTCCTCCAGGTCATCATGCTGAAAGCGATCGCGGTATGGGATTTTGTTTATTTTCAAACGCGGCGATCGCCGCACACTATGCGTTAGCACAACCTGATATCAACCGTGTCGCTATTCTCGACTGGGACGTGCATCATGGTAATGGTACTCAAGCGATCGTCGAAAATCATCCTCAGATTGCTTTTTGCTCGCTGCATCAATCTCCCTGTTATCCTGGTACAGGACACGCCTCCGAGCAAGGTAAATTCAACAACGTTTTAAATTTACCTGTGTCGCCTGGCAGTACTATGGAAACGTATCAGCCTTTGTTTGAAGCAAAAGTCATACCATTTTTATCTAATTTTCAACCTGATTTACTGATTGTTAGTGCAGGATACGATGCAAACGCAGCTGATCCTCTAGCAGAAATTGCATTACAGCCTCAAGATTACGGCAAATTTACAGAGTATTGTTTACAGCTAACTCGTAGAATTGTATTTGGTTTAGAGGGAGGTTATGATTTTTCTGCACTCTCGCAATCAGTTGTTGCCACGTTAGAAAAATGCCTCGTTCACGTTTAA
- the gyrA gene encoding DNA topoisomerase (ATP-hydrolyzing) subunit A, whose amino-acid sequence MASSQDRIIPTDLRNEMSRSYLEYAMSVIVGRALPDARDGLKPVHRRILYAMHELGLTADRPFRKCARVVGEVLGKYHPHGDGSVYDALVRMAQDFSMRLPLINGHGNFGSVDNDPPAAMRYTECRLQAFTGDALLRDIESETVDFTDNFDGSQQEPIVLPARVPQLLLNGASGIAVGMATNIPPHNLGELIDGLVALIRNPEITDNQLMQYIPGPDFPTGGQVLGTSGIREAYTTGRGSITMRGVANIETIEQRGRPEREAIIITELPYQTNKAALIERIAEMVNEKRLEGIADIRDESDRDGMRIVIELKNNAYPRVVLNNLYKQTPLQANFGANMLALVNGEPQLLTLKQFLNVFLDFRIDAISRRTRHELRKAEERDHLLQGLLIALANLDGIIELIRHAADAPTARHELIERYGLSDAQADAILQMQLRRLTALEAEKIRQEHEELQLQIADLRDILARRERVLEIIETEVTQIKTTHATPRRTVIEPDEGEIGDTDLIANEKALILVTEQGYIKRMPIDAFEAQSRATRGKAATRMKEDDGIEHFLTCCDHDSVLFFSDRGVVYCLKAYQIPLGSRTSRGTPMVQMLPIPKDEKITSVVPVSEFSSDEYLVMLTRGGYIKKTELSAFSNIRANGLIAISLEEGDQLRWVRRARVEDSIIIGSRYGMAIHFRTDHEQLRPLGRATRGVRAMKLRDGDELIGMDILPSSVLANLNSSVTADTEAEDVEIEDETEENSELLENNTQGPWVLIVTMGGYGKRVPVTQFKLYNRATKGKIATKFKSRKGFKDQLAALHIVNEDDELMIVTSRGIIIRQAVKAISPQSRSATGVRVQRLDEDDAIAAVALVPPDVSDATETEN is encoded by the coding sequence ATGGCAAGCTCTCAGGATAGGATTATCCCGACTGATCTGCGTAATGAGATGTCGCGGTCTTACCTAGAATATGCGATGAGCGTTATTGTAGGTCGAGCGCTGCCAGATGCCAGGGATGGTCTGAAACCTGTGCATCGTCGCATTCTCTATGCAATGCACGAATTGGGCTTAACCGCAGACCGCCCTTTTCGGAAATGCGCCCGTGTCGTGGGGGAAGTTTTAGGTAAGTATCACCCACATGGTGATGGTTCGGTATATGACGCACTTGTGCGCATGGCACAGGATTTTTCCATGCGATTACCTCTCATTAATGGGCATGGAAATTTTGGTTCTGTAGACAACGATCCACCAGCAGCAATGCGATACACCGAGTGTCGCTTGCAAGCATTTACAGGTGATGCTCTACTACGAGATATTGAATCAGAAACAGTAGACTTTACCGATAACTTTGACGGTTCGCAACAAGAACCGATTGTATTACCCGCACGCGTTCCGCAACTTCTCCTCAATGGTGCCTCTGGAATCGCTGTTGGAATGGCGACGAATATTCCACCGCACAATCTAGGTGAGTTGATTGATGGATTAGTAGCGCTGATTCGCAATCCTGAAATTACAGATAACCAATTAATGCAATACATTCCTGGTCCTGATTTTCCCACAGGAGGACAGGTATTAGGAACAAGTGGCATTCGCGAAGCTTATACAACTGGGCGTGGTTCTATTACCATGCGTGGGGTAGCGAATATTGAAACAATCGAACAACGCGGACGCCCCGAACGCGAAGCAATTATTATTACTGAACTGCCGTATCAAACGAACAAAGCCGCGTTGATCGAACGGATCGCGGAAATGGTGAATGAAAAGCGACTAGAAGGTATTGCGGATATTCGCGATGAAAGCGATCGCGACGGTATGCGGATAGTCATTGAACTTAAAAACAATGCTTATCCTCGCGTTGTTCTCAATAACTTATACAAGCAAACGCCTTTACAAGCAAACTTTGGAGCCAATATGCTGGCTCTTGTCAATGGGGAACCGCAATTACTAACGCTCAAACAGTTCCTCAATGTCTTCTTAGACTTTCGCATCGATGCAATAAGTCGGAGAACGCGCCACGAACTGCGCAAAGCCGAGGAACGCGATCACCTGTTGCAAGGATTATTAATTGCCTTAGCCAACTTAGACGGAATTATTGAATTAATTCGTCATGCTGCTGATGCACCAACAGCGCGTCACGAACTTATAGAAAGATACGGTTTATCCGATGCTCAAGCAGATGCTATTTTGCAAATGCAACTGCGGCGACTGACAGCGCTAGAAGCCGAGAAAATTCGTCAAGAACACGAAGAATTACAACTTCAGATTGCCGATCTGCGCGACATTTTAGCACGACGCGAACGTGTCTTAGAAATTATTGAAACTGAAGTTACTCAAATTAAAACAACGCACGCGACACCGCGCCGGACAGTCATTGAACCGGATGAAGGTGAAATCGGCGATACTGACTTAATTGCGAACGAGAAAGCTTTAATTCTGGTGACAGAACAAGGTTACATCAAGCGAATGCCCATTGATGCTTTCGAGGCGCAAAGTCGAGCAACTCGCGGGAAAGCTGCAACACGGATGAAAGAAGACGACGGAATTGAGCATTTCTTGACGTGCTGCGACCACGATAGTGTTTTATTCTTTAGCGATCGTGGAGTTGTTTATTGCCTCAAAGCTTACCAAATTCCGCTTGGTTCGCGGACAAGTCGCGGTACTCCGATGGTACAAATGCTACCAATTCCCAAAGATGAAAAAATTACCTCTGTTGTCCCAGTCAGCGAATTTAGTAGTGACGAGTACCTCGTCATGCTGACACGAGGGGGCTACATCAAAAAAACTGAACTCAGCGCCTTTAGTAACATTCGAGCAAACGGCTTAATTGCCATCTCCTTAGAAGAAGGCGACCAATTGCGTTGGGTACGACGGGCACGTGTCGAAGATAGCATCATTATCGGTTCGCGCTACGGCATGGCGATTCATTTTAGAACCGACCACGAACAATTACGTCCGCTTGGTCGCGCAACACGCGGCGTAAGAGCGATGAAACTGCGTGACGGCGATGAACTGATTGGGATGGATATTCTACCGAGTTCGGTATTGGCAAACCTCAACAGTAGTGTTACCGCAGATACTGAAGCGGAAGACGTTGAAATCGAGGATGAAACCGAAGAAAATTCAGAATTGCTCGAAAACAATACTCAAGGACCGTGGGTGTTGATTGTAACGATGGGCGGCTACGGTAAGCGCGTACCTGTCACGCAGTTTAAACTGTACAATCGGGCAACTAAAGGTAAGATTGCGACCAAATTTAAATCCCGTAAAGGCTTTAAAGATCAACTCGCGGCATTACATATTGTCAACGAAGATGATGAACTGATGATAGTAACAAGTCGCGGGATTATTATCCGTCAAGCAGTGAAAGCTATATCACCGCAATCGCGTTCGGCTACTGGCGTGCGCGTTCAGCGTTTAGATGAAGATGATGCGATCGCCGCTGTTGCTTTGGTTCCACCTGATGTTAGCGACGCAACTGAAACAGAAAATTAA
- the lnt gene encoding apolipoprotein N-acyltransferase, protein MGLTVAPVEAWFLAWIALVPLWVIVASSTPRKTKLLSALLWGSGYHGVALAWITGVHPMMWMGVPWLASIAIALFCWAAITLWGAALVTAWAVCITVFSRGVGTFTRVLIGVALWCGLESLWSLGPLYWTSLSYTQSPHNLIILHLGQISGSLTVTATIVAVNGLLAEAWMRYERSEVGGRGSGKNTITLRLFASSCLLFVALHLVGFGLSSRPLVQPPETALKVGIIQGNIPNTIKLYSEGLRRAITGYTEGYITLAEQGVEAVLTPEGALPFMWSEVLRTSLYTAVQEKGVTAWIGAFGEQGQNYTNSLFTLSRDGTVFSRYDKVKLVPIGEYIPFEQVLGGLVRRLSPLEAKQVAGAPDQVFDTPFGRAIAVICYSSAFPEEVRYQAAAGGQFILSAANNAHYSPSMPAQHHAQDTMRAIETDRWAVRATNTGYSGIVDPHGRTVWISGLNTYELHAETIYRRTTQTLYVRWGDWLTPLLLGLAIISKLTSLPASKKINPLS, encoded by the coding sequence ATGGGGTTAACCGTCGCCCCTGTCGAAGCATGGTTTCTAGCGTGGATTGCGTTAGTTCCCTTGTGGGTAATCGTTGCATCTTCCACACCACGAAAAACCAAATTACTCTCTGCTTTGCTGTGGGGAAGCGGGTATCACGGTGTCGCTTTAGCTTGGATTACTGGCGTTCACCCGATGATGTGGATGGGAGTACCTTGGCTTGCTAGTATTGCGATCGCGCTGTTTTGCTGGGCTGCAATTACGCTGTGGGGCGCAGCCTTAGTAACGGCTTGGGCTGTCTGCATAACTGTTTTTAGTCGAGGTGTGGGAACATTCACCCGCGTTCTTATTGGTGTTGCGTTGTGGTGTGGTTTAGAGAGTTTATGGAGCTTAGGACCTTTATACTGGACTTCACTTTCTTATACTCAAAGCCCACATAACTTAATTATTCTCCATCTCGGTCAAATTTCTGGTTCCCTCACCGTCACAGCTACAATTGTTGCCGTAAATGGTTTACTTGCAGAAGCATGGATGAGATATGAGAGGTCAGAGGTCGGAGGTCGGGGATCGGGCAAGAATACAATTACACTACGACTTTTTGCTAGTAGCTGCCTACTTTTTGTGGCGTTGCATCTCGTTGGCTTTGGTTTATCTAGCCGTCCGTTGGTACAGCCCCCAGAAACTGCTTTAAAAGTAGGAATTATTCAAGGTAATATCCCCAATACAATTAAACTTTATTCTGAAGGCTTGCGGCGGGCGATCACGGGTTACACTGAAGGCTACATCACGCTAGCCGAACAAGGCGTTGAAGCAGTACTCACACCCGAAGGAGCTTTACCCTTTATGTGGAGTGAAGTGCTGCGTACTTCTCTCTACACTGCTGTACAAGAAAAAGGCGTTACCGCGTGGATTGGTGCATTTGGCGAACAAGGACAAAATTACACGAACAGCTTATTTACTCTGAGTAGAGATGGCACAGTCTTCAGTCGTTACGACAAAGTTAAATTAGTACCAATTGGCGAATATATTCCGTTTGAACAGGTTTTAGGCGGACTCGTTCGGCGCTTGTCTCCACTAGAAGCTAAGCAGGTAGCAGGTGCGCCCGATCAAGTATTTGATACACCCTTTGGACGTGCGATCGCGGTTATCTGTTACAGTTCTGCATTCCCTGAAGAAGTACGCTACCAAGCCGCAGCAGGCGGACAATTTATCCTCAGTGCAGCAAACAACGCTCACTACAGCCCTTCAATGCCAGCACAACATCATGCCCAAGATACAATGCGCGCCATCGAAACTGATCGGTGGGCAGTACGCGCGACAAACACAGGCTACTCAGGTATCGTCGATCCCCACGGTAGAACAGTGTGGATATCTGGTTTAAACACTTACGAACTACACGCCGAAACAATCTATCGGCGCACTACACAAACTTTATACGTCCGCTGGGGAGACTG